In Candidatus Liberimonas magnetica, one DNA window encodes the following:
- a CDS encoding O-antigen ligase family protein: protein MQLFNTLTYILLSAAFLIPREYNLRFYGISISITDIAFGIFIIFFLIQYKNRKELIKDSNNRIVLVFLVYLLIISIVQIYLHGISNKHLFFRHIYSYFTITAFLISYNLYPAKKLSAYLVLIFYCFLFVALLSILVIENPFFAKIYTHEYMKFKTMGKQIGYDAHYNQYLERFVPTRTADLMGGFGHLGWVILLCIPLFLSYYESLKKSIPIVIIYVGFATMLVYPFYLMSRTTMIGIFIVGVMLLLAGKYKVNYKKIVVFSAIILLGLFFTGLPQKFVSRFNGLIKGQHDDIGRMNLYIDSAKAVIKHPVLGIGLDGKLDVPKNYTTYDLIDSLYFTIALKIGIIGLAIIVIFILWLIFIGYYYLKKNISDSEENKSFVLAVFCMLPAFLVAGLFAYPFCSISFDIFFWFIMGIYARIIQNSKNKPIV from the coding sequence ATGCAACTTTTTAACACATTAACCTACATACTTTTAAGTGCAGCTTTTTTAATTCCGAGAGAATACAATCTTCGTTTTTATGGCATTAGCATTTCAATAACGGATATAGCATTCGGGATTTTTATCATCTTTTTCTTGATACAATACAAAAATAGAAAAGAATTGATAAAGGATTCTAACAATAGAATAGTCCTTGTTTTTCTTGTCTATTTGTTAATCATTTCAATTGTACAGATTTATTTGCACGGAATATCAAATAAACATTTATTCTTCAGGCATATTTATTCATATTTTACTATAACCGCATTTTTGATATCATACAACCTTTATCCTGCAAAAAAACTTTCTGCGTATTTAGTTTTAATATTTTACTGTTTTCTTTTTGTGGCCCTGTTAAGCATACTTGTTATTGAAAACCCTTTCTTTGCTAAAATTTATACACATGAATATATGAAATTTAAGACTATGGGCAAACAAATCGGTTATGATGCGCATTATAACCAGTACTTGGAGAGATTTGTTCCTACCCGTACTGCTGATTTGATGGGAGGCTTTGGCCATCTTGGCTGGGTAATACTTCTATGCATACCTTTATTTCTATCCTACTATGAATCTTTAAAAAAGTCTATTCCTATAGTGATTATTTATGTCGGTTTTGCAACCATGTTGGTTTATCCGTTTTATTTAATGTCAAGAACAACAATGATAGGGATATTTATAGTTGGTGTGATGCTTTTGTTAGCCGGAAAATATAAGGTTAACTATAAAAAAATAGTTGTATTTTCAGCGATAATTCTGTTGGGCCTATTTTTTACGGGGCTTCCTCAGAAATTTGTTTCAAGGTTTAATGGGCTAATTAAAGGTCAACATGATGATATCGGGCGTATGAACCTGTATATAGATTCCGCAAAAGCAGTCATAAAACACCCTGTTTTAGGTATCGGACTGGATGGAAAGCTTGATGTACCCAAAAATTATACAACGTACGATTTAATTGACTCTTTATATTTTACTATTGCACTTAAAATCGGCATAATTGGCCTGGCGATAATAGTTATATTCATTTTATGGCTTATCTTTATTGGGTATTACTATTTAAAGAAGAATATCAGCGATAGTGAAGAAAACAAATCATTTGTATTGGCTGTTTTTTGTATGCTTCCGGCATTTCTTGTTGCCGGCCTCTTTGCTTACCCGTTTTGTTCAATAAGTTTTGATATATTTTTCTGGTTTATAATGGGAATTTATGCTAGGATAATCCAAAATTCTAAAAATAAACCTATAGTTTGA
- a CDS encoding class I SAM-dependent methyltransferase, which produces MFKLLKAIKEGECVKRLYNTFINMVYELYLRIFKSDRINFNTKEYNYFYHWYNTTWRNERTIEIPIVWDMVKQNKDKEILEVGNVLSHYFKINHDVLDEYEIVRRGVIKKDIVDYVSDKKYDLIVSISTLEHIGYNYGEVYDENKIIKAIKNLKSMINIGGDIVVTLPVGLNKNLDNMISEKKYNLMMSGILSKMTKRTNGAKKMNGMR; this is translated from the coding sequence ATGTTTAAATTATTAAAAGCAATAAAAGAGGGAGAATGCGTAAAAAGACTATATAATACATTTATTAATATGGTTTACGAATTGTATTTAAGAATATTTAAGTCGGATAGAATTAATTTCAATACTAAAGAATACAATTATTTTTATCACTGGTATAATACAACTTGGAGAAACGAGAGAACTATTGAAATACCAATAGTATGGGATATGGTAAAGCAAAATAAGGATAAGGAGATATTGGAAGTTGGGAATGTTTTATCTCATTACTTTAAGATTAATCATGATGTATTAGACGAATATGAAATTGTTCGAAGAGGGGTAATAAAAAAAGACATAGTTGATTATGTTTCTGACAAAAAATATGATTTGATAGTAAGTATTTCGACACTGGAACATATCGGATATAATTATGGGGAAGTTTATGATGAAAATAAGATAATTAAGGCAATAAAAAACCTTAAATCAATGATAAATATTGGAGGAGATATTGTTGTCACGTTGCCTGTAGGTTTAAATAAAAATCTAGACAATATGATTAGTGAAAAAAAATACAATTTGATGATGTCTGGTATTTTGTCAAAGATGACGAAACGAACAAATGGTGCCAAAAAAATGAATGGAATGAGATAA
- the murJ gene encoding murein biosynthesis integral membrane protein MurJ, whose product MEKLTHQASKVAVGTAVSRVLGYARDMLVAHAFGAGFAADAFYAAFRIPNLLRRVLGEGSFSASFIPVFSEYYHTKSKEETQEFLNATFTVLTFVLTVLTLLGMLFSPEIVKLIAWGFKSDPAKLDLTIQLTRIMFPYLLFVCLAALALGILNTLESFFLPAVAPAMLSIAEIAFIIGIAPLLSPDDKIIGLSYSVTVAGLMHFLVQWPRIKTLGWKIRFKLDFNHPGLKKVSALMLPAMIGISVDQINTFVNTICASFLVQGSITALYYSNRLVQMPLAIFGLALASVSLPAMAKSIATNDLESMKNALNYSLKFILFILIPSAVGLMVIGLPITRVLFERGNFNLEGSMLTYSGLFYYSLGLPAYAGSKVLANGFYSFQNTKTPVKIAAVAMVINIILSVWLMHPMGVGGLALAASISSWFNVIILAYYLQKKIKVIDISQLFLTSVKAGIAGLIMAVVCYYLAFVAFMNHMYIGMFVSLLSGIAAYFILAWILGIEESKHFYKLLRKIIKI is encoded by the coding sequence ATGGAAAAGTTAACTCACCAGGCAAGCAAGGTCGCTGTCGGTACGGCTGTATCGCGGGTATTAGGCTACGCCCGGGATATGCTGGTAGCTCATGCGTTTGGCGCTGGTTTTGCCGCAGACGCATTCTATGCGGCTTTCAGGATACCCAACCTCTTACGGCGGGTTCTCGGCGAAGGTTCCTTCTCAGCTTCCTTTATACCGGTTTTCAGCGAATATTACCACACCAAGTCAAAAGAAGAGACCCAGGAGTTTTTAAACGCAACTTTTACTGTCCTTACTTTTGTTCTGACCGTGCTTACACTGCTGGGTATGCTCTTCTCACCCGAAATAGTGAAGTTAATAGCCTGGGGTTTTAAATCAGACCCGGCAAAACTGGACCTCACCATACAGCTTACAAGGATAATGTTCCCTTATCTTTTGTTTGTCTGCCTTGCAGCCCTGGCACTCGGGATATTGAACACCCTTGAATCATTCTTTCTGCCGGCTGTTGCGCCTGCTATGCTGAGTATAGCTGAGATCGCATTTATAATCGGCATTGCACCGTTGTTATCTCCTGATGATAAAATAATAGGGCTTTCGTACAGCGTTACGGTTGCCGGGCTCATGCATTTTTTAGTCCAATGGCCCAGGATAAAAACTTTAGGCTGGAAGATCAGGTTCAAGCTTGATTTCAACCATCCGGGCTTGAAAAAGGTTTCAGCCCTGATGCTCCCTGCAATGATAGGTATATCCGTTGATCAGATAAATACTTTTGTAAATACGATTTGTGCGTCATTTCTTGTGCAAGGTTCAATTACAGCTCTTTATTATTCAAACCGGCTCGTGCAGATGCCTCTAGCCATTTTCGGGCTTGCCCTTGCGAGTGTATCCCTTCCGGCGATGGCTAAGTCCATAGCGACCAACGACCTGGAGTCTATGAAGAACGCATTGAACTACTCGCTGAAATTCATACTTTTTATACTAATACCTTCAGCCGTAGGTTTGATGGTGATAGGCCTTCCCATAACAAGGGTCCTGTTCGAAAGGGGGAATTTTAACCTTGAGGGTTCTATGCTTACCTATTCCGGGCTTTTTTATTATTCCCTGGGCCTTCCGGCATATGCAGGCTCAAAAGTGCTCGCAAACGGTTTCTATTCGTTTCAAAATACAAAAACCCCGGTTAAGATAGCGGCCGTGGCAATGGTCATCAACATAATCCTGTCTGTATGGCTCATGCACCCCATGGGTGTAGGGGGCCTTGCCCTGGCAGCTTCTATTTCTTCCTGGTTCAATGTTATTATTCTGGCGTACTATCTGCAGAAAAAGATAAAGGTAATAGATATAAGCCAGCTCTTTTTAACTTCCGTGAAGGCCGGGATAGCGGGGCTTATTATGGCTGTTGTATGTTACTACCTGGCTTTTGTGGCTTTTATGAACCATATGTATATAGGGATGTTCGTCTCTTTATTGTCGGGTATCGCGGCTTACTTTATCCTGGCGTGGATCCTTGGTATAGAGGAATCAAAGCATTTTTATAAGCTATTGAGAAAAATAATTAAGATATAA
- a CDS encoding glycosyltransferase family 2 protein yields the protein MKLSVVVPVYNEVNTLLEILRRVQAVPLEKEIIIVDDFSSDGTREMIAALKENNIKVLFNERNMGKGYSIRKGFEAVTGDVVIIQDADLEYNPEEYQKLLKPILSGLADVVYGSRFISGSEHRVVYFWHSVGNRLITLLSNMFSDINLSDIETCYKVFKSDIIKKIKIEENRFGFEPEITAKIAKTKCRIYEVGISYHGRTYEEGKKIGWIDGFRALYCIVKYNLFR from the coding sequence ATGAAGCTGTCGGTTGTAGTGCCGGTTTATAATGAGGTCAACACACTGCTTGAGATTTTAAGAAGGGTGCAGGCTGTCCCTCTGGAAAAAGAGATAATTATCGTAGATGATTTCTCCAGTGACGGGACAAGGGAAATGATTGCGGCTTTAAAAGAAAATAATATAAAAGTATTATTTAATGAAAGGAATATGGGGAAAGGCTATTCAATAAGGAAAGGTTTTGAAGCTGTAACCGGAGACGTGGTGATTATTCAGGATGCAGATTTGGAATATAATCCTGAAGAATATCAAAAATTACTAAAACCCATATTAAGCGGCCTTGCTGATGTAGTTTATGGCTCCAGGTTTATCAGCGGATCTGAGCATAGAGTGGTGTATTTTTGGCATTCTGTAGGGAATAGGCTAATAACCCTGCTGTCAAATATGTTCTCAGATATAAACCTTTCAGATATTGAGACATGCTACAAGGTATTTAAAAGCGATATAATAAAAAAAATAAAAATAGAGGAAAACAGGTTCGGGTTTGAACCAGAAATAACTGCTAAAATAGCCAAAACTAAATGTAGGATTTATGAGGTAGGAATATCTTATCACGGCAGGACTTACGAAGAAGGCAAGAAAATAGGTTGGATAGATGGTTTTAGAGCTCTGTATTGTATAGTAAAATACAATCTGTTCAGGTAA
- a CDS encoding class I SAM-dependent methyltransferase, which translates to MLSKIEANKLIQFIYDTAIEEKSLGNDHVDNLTSKFSINNYLSMAEEIKSYMPLPKVKILDWGCGYGHMTFLLRKMEFDVISYDVLQDNSQKLIMKKLDVKPIVTNESVKLPFDDCSFDAVLSCGVLEHVEKEKESLKEIRRILRKNGYFFIYRLPNKYSYTEFIATLRKKSCHPIKYTLSSMKEKLKENGFDVVKIGRENILPKNLSFLPAKIKGMFNYYPDMWTLIEKSLLNIPVLLLFCGALNAVAVKKY; encoded by the coding sequence ATGTTATCAAAAATAGAAGCAAATAAATTAATTCAATTTATCTATGACACAGCGATAGAAGAAAAGTCTCTTGGGAACGACCATGTTGACAATTTAACTTCTAAATTTTCAATCAATAACTATTTGTCAATGGCTGAAGAAATAAAATCATATATGCCTTTGCCAAAAGTAAAAATCCTTGATTGGGGTTGTGGATATGGGCACATGACATTCTTGTTGAGAAAGATGGAGTTTGATGTTATATCTTATGATGTACTTCAGGATAATTCTCAAAAGTTGATTATGAAGAAACTAGATGTTAAACCTATAGTCACAAATGAATCTGTAAAGCTCCCTTTTGATGATTGTTCTTTTGATGCGGTGCTTTCCTGCGGGGTATTAGAACATGTAGAGAAGGAAAAAGAATCATTAAAAGAGATTAGAAGGATTTTAAGGAAAAATGGATATTTTTTCATCTATCGTTTGCCGAACAAATATTCTTATACTGAATTTATTGCCACTTTACGAAAAAAAAGCTGCCATCCCATAAAATATACTCTTTCATCCATGAAAGAAAAATTAAAAGAAAATGGTTTTGATGTTGTAAAGATAGGAAGAGAAAATATTTTGCCAAAAAACCTCTCTTTTTTACCTGCAAAAATAAAAGGTATGTTTAACTATTATCCTGATATGTGGACTTTAATTGAAAAATCGTTGTTGAATATTCCAGTTTTATTGCTATTTTGTGGTGCTTTAAATGCAGTTGCTGTAAAAAAATATTAA
- a CDS encoding type II toxin-antitoxin system RelE/ParE family toxin: MHIEATRTFIKFYKKLPDDIKTRTKKTLELLQLNPNHPSLGNKKMAGQESIFEIRVSSNYRITYQIIGDTAYLRKIGTHDLLRNP, encoded by the coding sequence ATGCATATAGAAGCTACCCGCACTTTTATTAAATTCTATAAGAAATTGCCAGATGACATTAAAACAAGAACCAAGAAAACACTGGAATTGCTGCAACTTAACCCAAACCATCCATCCTTAGGAAATAAAAAAATGGCAGGGCAGGAATCCATCTTTGAAATAAGGGTTTCTTCTAACTACCGCATAACTTATCAAATAATCGGAGACACTGCATACTTGCGAAAAATCGGAACTCACGACTTACTGCGCAATCCCTAA
- a CDS encoding FkbM family methyltransferase, whose amino-acid sequence MGKLRYILRGLRYKYDYDPGEINCLQKYIKSGDVVVDIGAHFGGYTFWMANQVGDKGKVYVFEPQPFFTDYIRKSLPFWHKNRVIIEQKGMSSKIGEMQLIIAEDGQEHSQCATFESEPRKKYKSYNVPVDTLDNYFKGKINRPIKFIKCDVEGHELEVFRGGIDIIKEGKPILLFECEKRHLTKHKMQDVFIFLQGLGYEGQFILGKKLYPISEFNPDIHQFEGKKPYANNFLFKNK is encoded by the coding sequence ATGGGAAAATTAAGATATATTTTACGTGGATTGAGATACAAATACGATTATGACCCTGGAGAAATAAATTGTCTACAAAAGTACATAAAGTCTGGTGATGTAGTTGTTGACATTGGTGCTCATTTTGGCGGGTATACATTTTGGATGGCTAACCAGGTTGGAGATAAAGGAAAAGTATATGTTTTTGAACCGCAGCCTTTTTTTACAGATTATATAAGAAAATCATTGCCATTTTGGCATAAGAACAGGGTAATAATTGAACAAAAAGGAATGTCATCAAAAATAGGGGAAATGCAGCTTATTATAGCAGAGGATGGACAGGAACATTCCCAGTGTGCTACTTTTGAATCTGAACCGAGGAAAAAATATAAGTCATACAATGTCCCTGTTGATACTTTGGACAATTATTTCAAAGGCAAAATTAATAGGCCAATAAAATTTATTAAATGTGATGTAGAAGGGCATGAGTTGGAAGTCTTTCGTGGTGGTATTGATATAATAAAGGAAGGCAAACCTATTTTATTATTTGAATGCGAGAAACGTCACTTAACAAAACATAAAATGCAAGATGTGTTTATTTTTTTACAAGGATTAGGCTATGAAGGTCAGTTTATCTTAGGAAAGAAACTTTATCCCATATCTGAATTTAATCCAGATATTCATCAGTTTGAAGGCAAAAAGCCGTATGCTAACAATTTTTTATTTAAAAATAAATAA
- a CDS encoding AbrB/MazE/SpoVT family DNA-binding domain-containing protein gives MLRKLGQNYQIALPKEIINSLHLHTNDYIDISIKENKIIIEPQLVIPKEQAYFYSADWQKDENEASQDIKKGKTTKTRNLKELFKEIDK, from the coding sequence ATGTTAAGAAAATTGGGACAAAATTATCAAATAGCATTGCCTAAAGAAATTATTAATAGCCTTCATCTGCATACTAACGATTATATTGATATCAGCATTAAAGAAAATAAGATAATCATTGAGCCTCAGCTTGTAATCCCGAAAGAACAAGCCTACTTCTACTCAGCCGACTGGCAAAAAGATGAAAATGAAGCAAGCCAGGATATTAAAAAAGGCAAAACGACCAAGACCAGAAACCTTAAAGAGCTTTTCAAAGAAATTGATAAATAA
- a CDS encoding oligosaccharide flippase family protein — translation MDNNQNNINLKRLAAKGAGMLFFRHLFSFLINFGGGIVLARFFGPEVMGLYFISYTVFIVIRELLEWGLRIFFIQAQQEPSQQDLNAAFTLQNVIALVIIVLAVIFAGPIFVLIYKNKIIYPLIISAAVGGYLYSLNRIPLALLERKMSYENVSIVELLEIVAFNTIAVSMVFIQKGSGGLVVGNVFRGLLPLLYLVLLKNMHFTFSFDFTRIKEIFNKAMPIVSANFTSWLIILAPPLIVGSFAGSAALGIAQQALMLVSQASVLSTILNRVFMSFLSRMQNDMLSFNNYVNKLLESLSMIYVVLILGTASFSSWWAPLLYGKKWVGLDDIIILTALPVTQSAILMTLMSALYSLGKANVIFKQTLVQALAYWAAMGIFVIMGLKQFALPLAYLIAIQSGIILFVYYIRNYGKLVWFSVGFNLFSGYLIAVCVWFLTKNGHILYAISLWIIFLSFSYFRLKEVRQTFINLKSIVLST, via the coding sequence ATGGATAACAATCAAAACAATATCAATTTAAAACGTCTGGCGGCAAAAGGTGCCGGAATGCTTTTCTTTAGGCACCTGTTTTCTTTTTTAATTAATTTTGGCGGCGGTATAGTTTTAGCGAGATTTTTCGGGCCTGAGGTAATGGGGCTTTATTTTATTTCATATACTGTTTTTATTGTAATAAGAGAATTGCTGGAGTGGGGATTGCGTATATTCTTTATTCAAGCACAGCAGGAACCTTCTCAGCAAGATTTAAATGCAGCATTCACCCTTCAAAACGTTATCGCACTAGTAATTATAGTTTTAGCGGTAATCTTTGCAGGCCCGATATTTGTGCTTATATATAAAAACAAGATAATTTATCCGTTGATAATTTCTGCTGCAGTTGGCGGCTATCTATATTCTCTTAACAGGATTCCTCTTGCACTGCTTGAAAGAAAGATGAGTTATGAAAATGTTTCCATTGTAGAACTTTTGGAAATAGTTGCTTTCAACACTATTGCGGTTTCTATGGTATTTATTCAAAAGGGATCAGGGGGATTGGTTGTAGGAAATGTTTTTAGAGGGCTTCTGCCCTTGTTATATCTTGTTTTATTAAAAAATATGCACTTTACATTTTCTTTTGATTTCACAAGAATTAAAGAAATATTTAATAAGGCAATGCCAATCGTTTCGGCTAACTTTACTTCTTGGTTAATAATACTGGCTCCGCCTTTGATCGTGGGCTCTTTTGCAGGTTCAGCCGCTTTGGGAATAGCACAGCAAGCTTTAATGCTTGTAAGCCAGGCCAGCGTTTTATCAACTATACTAAACAGGGTATTTATGTCTTTTCTTTCAAGGATGCAAAATGACATGCTGTCATTCAATAACTATGTAAATAAATTACTTGAATCATTATCAATGATTTACGTTGTTTTGATCTTAGGCACTGCGTCTTTCTCTTCCTGGTGGGCACCCCTGCTTTATGGAAAAAAATGGGTTGGGCTTGATGATATAATTATCCTGACAGCGTTACCTGTTACACAATCAGCCATATTAATGACATTAATGTCAGCGCTTTATTCATTGGGTAAAGCAAATGTTATTTTCAAACAAACATTGGTGCAAGCTTTAGCATATTGGGCCGCAATGGGCATATTTGTGATTATGGGTCTAAAGCAATTTGCTTTACCTCTTGCTTATTTAATAGCAATTCAATCCGGTATTATATTGTTCGTTTATTATATAAGAAATTATGGCAAATTAGTATGGTTTAGCGTGGGTTTTAACTTATTTTCGGGTTATTTAATTGCAGTATGCGTCTGGTTTTTAACAAAAAACGGGCATATATTATATGCGATTTCTTTATGGATTATATTTTTATCATTTTCTTACTTTAGGTTGAAGGAAGTAAGGCAAACATTCATTAATTTAAAAAGTATAGTGTTGTCGACTTAA
- a CDS encoding glycosyltransferase family 4 protein → MKIAVHAKALTEKTIGGIGYYTYNLLKAIAEIDKTNSYILFANKPYVHKIDSPSFEHRYVKYPKFWSYFGLPIELNKEKFDLLFMPKEMIPPFSPKTVMMVYDLGLHYYSKSISLHAKIHYYLSKYIHMKRAQRIIAISKDTKKDIVEIAGINPEKISVIYPGCDFKLFRKITDTELIEKTKVKYGISGKYIINTSSLSWFRKNLTGVLNAFADCVKKHKIEHKLVITGSKGNQFNKLETLIKELGIADKVVFSGYVETEDIPVLLSGSNVFVFPSLFEGFGLSLLEAMACGCAVVTSNTSAMPEVIGDAGIMIDPANINEMSNAIYKLITDENLKKTLSSKAVERAKLFTWEKAARETLKIFNEIVNN, encoded by the coding sequence ATGAAAATAGCTGTGCATGCAAAAGCATTAACTGAAAAAACTATAGGCGGCATCGGGTACTATACGTATAACTTGTTAAAAGCCATCGCTGAAATTGACAAAACGAATTCATATATACTTTTTGCAAATAAGCCTTATGTTCATAAAATAGATTCTCCTAGTTTTGAGCATAGATATGTAAAGTATCCCAAGTTTTGGTCATATTTTGGGCTGCCTATTGAACTGAATAAAGAGAAGTTCGATTTGTTGTTTATGCCTAAAGAGATGATTCCGCCGTTTAGTCCAAAGACTGTGATGATGGTATATGATTTAGGGCTTCATTATTATTCAAAGAGTATATCCCTTCATGCAAAAATACATTACTATCTGTCAAAGTATATCCATATGAAAAGAGCACAAAGGATAATAGCAATTTCTAAAGACACAAAAAAGGATATCGTTGAAATTGCAGGTATAAACCCGGAAAAGATATCGGTGATTTATCCGGGCTGTGATTTTAAATTGTTCAGAAAAATAACTGATACAGAATTAATAGAGAAAACCAAAGTAAAATACGGGATATCAGGCAAATATATAATAAATACAAGCAGCCTGTCATGGTTTAGAAAGAATTTGACAGGAGTTTTAAATGCTTTTGCAGATTGTGTAAAGAAGCATAAGATAGAACATAAGCTTGTGATAACCGGCTCAAAGGGAAACCAGTTTAACAAACTTGAAACTCTTATTAAAGAATTAGGTATTGCCGATAAAGTGGTATTTTCAGGATACGTTGAAACCGAAGACATACCGGTACTTTTGAGCGGATCGAATGTCTTTGTTTTTCCATCACTATTTGAAGGCTTCGGGCTTTCGCTTCTTGAAGCTATGGCCTGCGGGTGTGCTGTAGTTACCTCCAATACTTCAGCCATGCCGGAGGTAATCGGCGATGCGGGCATAATGATTGATCCGGCCAATATAAACGAAATGAGTAATGCCATCTATAAACTGATAACTGATGAAAACTTAAAAAAAACTTTATCATCGAAAGCTGTTGAAAGAGCAAAGCTGTTTACCTGGGAAAAAGCAGCGAGGGAAACTTTGAAGATATTTAACGAAATTGTAAACAATTAA
- a CDS encoding HAD hydrolase family protein, producing the protein MKLNVHDIKLIIYDFDGVMTNNTVMIDQDGKEYVTVSRSDGLAVILIKKMNIPQLILTAETNHIVSNRAKKLGIDIIQTVENKLYSLKDYLIKNKINREGVVYLGNEINDMEAMKYVGFSVCPADANEKIKKISDIVLKTKGGYGAIREFFDILMGVEEQTQTLNSKN; encoded by the coding sequence ATGAAACTGAACGTACACGACATCAAGCTAATAATCTATGATTTTGACGGGGTTATGACGAATAATACGGTTATGATCGATCAAGACGGGAAGGAATACGTAACGGTCAGCAGGAGTGACGGCCTGGCTGTAATTTTAATCAAAAAGATGAACATCCCTCAGCTGATATTAACAGCTGAAACAAACCATATAGTCTCAAACAGGGCAAAAAAGCTCGGCATAGATATAATCCAGACTGTCGAAAACAAATTATATTCGCTAAAAGACTACCTGATAAAAAATAAAATAAACAGGGAAGGTGTAGTTTACCTAGGAAATGAGATAAATGATATGGAAGCAATGAAATATGTAGGGTTTTCTGTATGCCCAGCCGACGCCAATGAAAAAATAAAAAAAATATCGGATATAGTATTAAAAACAAAAGGCGGATATGGAGCCATAAGAGAGTTTTTTGATATATTAATGGGTGTTGAAGAACAAACTCAAACCCTAAATTCAAAAAACTAA
- a CDS encoding excinuclease ABC subunit UvrC, whose protein sequence is MKLKDIPGAPGVYLMRDAGAKIIYVGKASNLKKRVASYFKKDNTTKISIMMTFLRHIDFILASSESEALIIENYLIKQYQPYFNTMWKDDKSYPYLKLTTKEDFPRLVLTRNKTDDGNEYFGPYPHVMEIKKLISWFYRFFKCRPCKLDISAGSLPDMNKVKSCIYLQSNKCPGPCVGKITFKDYRKKINEIKTFLKGRYGMLLSKWEKEMKLASKSLDYEQASEIRDRIKAIKLINEKVTIREIKPQDMSLSLKVTDVLKELKDVLGLKKWPITIEAFDISNISGTNSVGSLVRFHNAKPDKQNYRKFKIKSVTGANDTGMIKEVVYRRYHRLKAENRGFPDLILIDGGKGQLSSAIKSLEKLNLKIPVIALAKKEEELFLPNRDEPVKLDRSSKPLLLLQEIRDEAHRFAVSYHKLLREKI, encoded by the coding sequence ATGAAATTAAAAGATATACCGGGTGCTCCAGGCGTATATCTAATGAGAGATGCCGGAGCAAAGATAATATACGTCGGCAAAGCTTCAAACCTCAAGAAGCGGGTAGCTTCCTACTTTAAAAAGGACAACACCACAAAAATAAGCATAATGATGACTTTCCTGAGGCATATAGATTTTATACTTGCATCCAGTGAAAGCGAAGCGCTTATCATAGAAAACTATCTCATCAAGCAATATCAGCCGTATTTCAACACGATGTGGAAGGACGATAAATCCTACCCGTACCTGAAACTTACGACAAAAGAAGATTTCCCCAGGCTGGTCCTGACAAGGAATAAGACAGATGACGGGAATGAATATTTCGGGCCCTATCCTCATGTGATGGAGATAAAGAAACTTATCTCGTGGTTTTACAGGTTCTTTAAATGCAGGCCTTGCAAACTGGATATCAGCGCCGGGTCATTGCCGGATATGAACAAGGTTAAATCATGTATTTATCTTCAATCAAACAAGTGCCCGGGCCCGTGCGTAGGAAAGATCACGTTTAAAGATTACCGGAAAAAGATTAACGAGATAAAAACCTTCCTAAAAGGCAGATATGGAATGCTTCTAAGCAAATGGGAAAAAGAGATGAAACTTGCAAGCAAGAGCTTGGATTATGAACAAGCTTCGGAAATAAGGGACAGGATAAAAGCGATAAAGCTGATAAACGAAAAAGTAACTATAAGGGAGATAAAACCTCAGGATATGAGCTTATCTCTAAAAGTAACGGATGTCCTTAAAGAACTTAAAGATGTTTTAGGGCTCAAGAAATGGCCGATAACTATAGAAGCTTTCGATATTTCAAATATTTCAGGCACAAATTCAGTGGGTTCCCTGGTGAGGTTCCATAACGCTAAACCTGATAAACAAAACTACAGGAAATTCAAAATAAAATCCGTCACAGGAGCCAATGATACGGGAATGATAAAAGAAGTGGTTTATCGAAGGTATCACAGGCTAAAAGCCGAAAACAGGGGGTTTCCTGACCTGATACTGATCGACGGAGGGAAAGGGCAGCTTTCAAGCGCGATAAAAAGCCTGGAAAAATTGAATCTAAAGATACCTGTGATAGCCCTTGCAAAAAAAGAAGAAGAGCTATTTTTGCCGAACAGGGATGAGCCTGTTAAACTTGACAGGTCTTCAAAGCCTTTATTGCTTTTACAGGAAATCAGGGATGAAGCTCACCGCTTCGCTGTCAGTTATCATAAGCTGTTAAGGGAAAAAATATAA